A single window of Eucalyptus grandis isolate ANBG69807.140 chromosome 1, ASM1654582v1, whole genome shotgun sequence DNA harbors:
- the LOC104448732 gene encoding tripeptidyl-peptidase 2, giving the protein MHATSAFAASSAYKIYLPSRSRRSCLLPPFLSAPSVQRRFHHRHHHHRHLKRRGTRLERGWRRDTGGGERRGFGDMPCSSISAATGGGSDNGSLRNFKLNESTFLASLMPKKEIGADRFVEDHPEYDGRGVVIAIFDTGVDPAAAGLQVTSDGKPKILDVLDCTGSGDIDTSNVVKADANGSIRGASGASLTINTSWKNPSGDWHVGCKLVYELFTNTLTSRLKKERKKKWDERNQEAIANAVKIVDEFDQKHAKVEDTDLKKTREDLQNRVDLLRKQADNYDDRGPIIDAVVWHDGEVWRVALDTQSLEDDPNCGKLAEFEPLTNYRIERKFGIFSKLDACTFVVNVYDDGNILSIVTDSSPHGTHVAGIATAFHPEEPLLNGVAPGAQLISCKIGDTRLVSMETGTGLIRALIAAVEHKCDLINMSFGEPTMLPDYGRFVDLANEVINKHRLVFISSAGNSGPALSTVGAPGGTTSSIIGVGAYVSPAMAAGAHAVVEPPSEGLEYTWSSRGPTADGDLGVCISAPGAAIAPVPTWTLQRRMLMNGTSMASPSACGGVALLISAMKAEGIPVSPYTVRKALENTCLPIGSLPEDKLTTGQGLMQVDKAYEYIKLSQNIPCVWYQVKISQSGKSTPTSRGIYLREASYCTRSTEWTVQIEPNFHEDANNLEDLVPFEECIELHSTDKAVVRAPEYLLLTHNGRSFNIVVDPSNLSSGLHYYEVYGVDCKSPWRGPLFRIPVTITKPAVIVSRPPVVTYSRMSFQPGHIERRYIEVPFGSTWVEATMRTSEFDTTRRFYVDTVQLCPLQRPIKWESAVMFSSPAAKSFAFPVVGGHTMELTVAQFWSSGIGSNEATSVDFEIVFHGIDINKEEVILDGSEAPVRIDAEALLALEELAPVATLNKMRVPYRPVESKLRALPSMRDKLPSGKQILALTLTYKFKLEDGAELKPYIPLLNNRIYDTKFESQFYMIWDVNKRVHALGDVYPKSSKLPKGEYTLQLYLRHDDVQYLEKMKHLVLFMERNLEEKDVMRLNFFSQPDGPVMGNGSYNSSVLIPGKKEAIYLGPPTKDKLPKNSQPGSVLVGAISYGKVSNAGQDNGKSPSKNPASYQISYIVPPNKVEEEKGKVSSSRCTKSVSERLQEEVRDAKIKFLGTLKHGNDEEKLEWKNLLTQLKSEYPKHTPLLARILEYLLSQSDVKDKIHHNRKIIDGADEVINSIDRDELAKYFAFKSDPEDEDAENIKKKMETTRDQLAEALYQKGLAVAEIEFVSQEKASAKATTEGSEDVDASGDVPVQTPGVPPNLFEENFAELKKWVDVKSSKYGTLLVIREQRHGRLGTALKVLNDMIQEDGDPPKRKLFELKLTLVEEIGWSHLLRYEREWMHVRFPACLPLF; this is encoded by the exons ATGCACGCCACCTCAGCATTCGCAGCGTCATCAGCCTATAAAATATATCTGCCTTCGCGCTCACGTCGCTCGTGCCTCCTCCCCCCGTTTCTCTCTGCTCCCTCCGTACAGCGGAGATTCCACCatcgccatcatcatcatcgccacCTTAAAAGAAGAGGCACTCGATTGGAGAGAGGGTGGCGTAGGGATACCGGCGGCGGGGAGAGGAGAGGATTCGGGGACATGCCTTGCTCTTCGATCAGcgcggcgaccggcggtggtAGCGACAATGGCTCGCTCCGCAATTTCAAGCTGAACGAGTCCACGTTCCTGGCTTCCCTCATGCCGAAGAAGGAGATCGGCGCCGATCGCTTCGTCGAGGATCACCCGGAGTACGACGGCCGCGGCGTCGTCATCGCTATCTTCG ATACGGGTGTTGACCCAGCTGCAGCTGGATTACAAGTCACTTCAGATGGGAAGCCTAAAATCCTAGATGTTCTTGATTG CACTGGGAGTGGTGATATTGATACCTCAAATGTGGTTAAGGCGGATGCAAATGGGTCCATACGTGGAGCTTCAG GGGCTTCTCTCACCATAAATACATCCTGGAAAAACCCTTCTGGTGATTGGCATGTGGGTTGTAAGTTAGTCTATGAGCTATTTACGAACACTTTGACATCTCGTTTGAAG aaagaaaggaaaaagaagtggGATGAGAGAAACCAGGAAGCAATTGCCAATGCTGTGAAGATCGTTGATGAATTTGATCAG AAACATGCCAAAGTTGAGGATACAGATTTGAAGAAGACAAGAGAAGATCTGCAAAATAGAGTTGATCTTTTACGAAAACAAGCTGAT AACTATGATGATAGGGGCCCCATTATAGACGCTGTAGTATGGCATGATGGAGAAGTTTGGAGGGTCGCTCTTGATACCCAGAGTCTTGAAGATGACCCAAATTGTGGGAAACTTGCTGAGTTCGAACCCCTTACTAACTATAG GATAGAGCGCAAATTTGGAATATTTAGCAAGCTAGATGCCTGTACATTTGTTGTCAATGTGTATGATGATGGGAATATATTAAGTATCGTAACCGACAGTTCCCCTCATGGTACTCATGTTGCTGGTATAGCTACTGCTTTCCATCCAGAG GAGCCCTTGTTGAATGGGGTTGCACCTGGAGCTCAGTTGATCTCTTGTAAAATTGGAGATACACGATTAGTTTCAATGGAGACTGGAACCGGTCTCATTCGAGCACTAATAGCTGCTGTTGAG CATAAATGTGATCTGATCAACATGAGTTTTGGAGAACCAACAATGCTGCCTGATTATGGACGCTTTGTTGACCTTGCGAATGAA GTAATCAATAAGCATCGCCTAGTATTTATCAGTAGTGCTGGCAATAGTGGGCCAGCATTGAGTACTGTGGGAGCACCTGGAGGTACCACTTCGAGCATCATTGGAGTCGGGGCATATGTATCTCCTGCAATGGCTGCTGGTGCCCATGCTGTAGTTGAACCTCCCAGCGAAGGACTCGAGTATACTTG GTCTAGCAGGGGACCGACAGCTGATGGTGATCTTGGTGTATGTATAAGTGCCCCTGGTGCGGCTATTGCACCAGTGCCTACTTGGACTCTTCAACGTCGTATGCTGATGAATGGAACATCAATGGCATCTCCATCAGCTTGTGGGGGGGTTGCATTACTCATCAGCGCTATGAAG GCTGAAGGCATTCCTGTGAGTCCATATACTGTACGGAAGGCCCTTGAGAATACATGCCTTCCTATAGGTAGCCTTCCAGAAGATAAACTAACCACTGGACAGGGGCTCATGCAAGTTGACAA GGCTTACGAGTACATAAAGCTATCTCAGAACATTCCATGTGTTTGGTATCAAGTGAAAATTAGTCAATCTGGAAAAtcaa ctcCTACTTCACGAGGCATTTATCTTAGGGAGGCTAGCTATTGCACACGATCTACTGAG TGGACCGTGCAAATTGAGccaaattttcatgaagatgcGAACAATCTAGAAGACCTGGTTCCCTTTGAGGAGTGTATTGAGTTACACTCCACAGATAAGGCTGTTGTAAGGGCTCCGGAGTATCTATTGCTTACTCACAACGGCCGTAGCTTCAA cattgTTGTGGATCCCAGCAATCTTTCTAGTGGACTTCATTATTATGAAGTGTATGGGGTTGATTGCAAATCGCCATGGCGTGGTCCTCTTTTCAGAATACCAGTTACTATAACAAAGCCTGCTGTCATAGTGAGCCGGCCTCCTGTAGTCACATATTCAAGGATGTCATTTCAGCCAG GTCACATTGAACGAAGATACATTGAGGTGCCATTTGGTTCTACTTGGGTTGAGGCTACCATGCGAACATCTGAGTTTGACACAACACGGAGATTCTATGTTGACACAGTTCAG CTTTGTCCCTTGCAAAGGCCCATCAAATGGGAGAGCGCGGTAATGTTTTCTTCTCCAGCTGCCAAAAGCTTTGCCTTCCCTGTGGTTGGTGGTCACACGATGGAATTAACAGTAGCTCAGTTTTGGTCTAGTGGAATTGGGAGCAATGAAGCTACTTCAGTGGATTTTGAG ATCGTGTTCCATGGGATTGACATCAACAAAGAGGAAGTGATACTTGATGGCAGTGAGGCACCAGTTAGAATAGATGCTGAGGCTCTGCTTGCGTTGGAGGAACTTGCTCCTGTTGCCACCCTCAATAAG ATGAGGGTTCCATATCGACCTGTTGAGTCAAAGCTTCGTGCTCTCCCATCAATGCGAGACAAACTACCCTCAGGGAAACAGATATTGGCTCTGACATTGAC TTATAAATTCAAATTAGAAGATGGAGCAGAACTAAAACCTTATATTCCTTTACTCAACAATCGAATATATGATACCAAGTTTGAGTCGCAGTTCTATATGATATGGGATGTGAACAAG CGTGTACATGCCTTGGGAGATGTCTACCCAAAATCTTCAAAGCTGCCCAAGGGTGAATACACTTTACAGCTGTATCTAAG GCATGATGATGTGcaatatttggaaaaaatgaaGCACTTGGTGCTGTTTATGGAGAGAAATCTAGAGGAAAAG GATGTCATGCGACTGAACTTTTTCTCTCAACCTGATGGCCCTGTAATGGGAAATGGCTCGTATAACTCTTCAGTTTTGATCCCTGG GAAGAAGGAAGCCATCTATTTGGGCCCACCAACCAAGGACAAGCTCCCAAAG AATTCTCAACCTGGGTCTGTGTTGGTCGGAGCAATATCTTATGGAAAGGTATCAAATGCTGGTCAAGATAATGGAAAGAGTCCATCAAAGAACCCTGCATCCTACCAAATCTCTTACATAGTGCCACCCAATAAG gttgaagaagagaaggggaaagTTTCTTCATCAAGGTGCACAAAATCTGTCTCCGAACGCCTACAAGAAGAG GTTCGAGATGCAAAGATAAAGTTTCTGGGAACTCTGAAACACGGGAATGATGAAGAGAAGTTGGAGTGGAAGAACTTACTTACTCAACTGAAG TCGGAGTACCCAAAACACACGCCACTGCTTGCCAGGATCTTGGAATATTTACTCTCTCAGAGTGATGTGAAGGACAAAATCCACCACAATAGGAAG ATCATTGATGGAGCCGACGAAGTTATCAATAGCATTGACAGAGATGAGTTAGcaaaatattttgcattcaAAAGTGATCCAGAGGATGAGGATGCAGAG AATAttaagaagaagatggagactACACGTGATCAATTAGCAGAAGCTCTTTACCAGAAGGGGTTAGCAGTAGCAGAAATTGAGTTCGTCAGT CAAGAGAAGGCTTCAGCAAAAGCTACAACTGAGGGCTCAGAAGATGTGGATGCAAGTGGTGACGTACCTGTTCAGACGCCTGGTGTCCCACCCAATctctttgaagaaaattttgcgGAATTGAAGAAATGGGTTGATGTGAAGTCCTCTAAGTACGGTACTCTCTTGGTCATTCGTGAGCAACGCCATGGAAGGCTGGGAACAGCGCTGAAG GTACTGAATGATATGATTCAAGAAGACGGTGACCCTCCGAAGAGGAAGCTGTTTGAACTAAAGCTGACTTTGGTCGAGGAGATTGGATGGAGTCACCTGTTAAGGTATGAGAGAGAATGGATGCATGTACGATTCCCGGCATGCTTGCCATTGTTTTAA